One Amaranthus tricolor cultivar Red isolate AtriRed21 chromosome 1, ASM2621246v1, whole genome shotgun sequence DNA window includes the following coding sequences:
- the LOC130828313 gene encoding uncharacterized protein LOC130828313 isoform X1, giving the protein MEFVLEEGKKHHRECSTLVLPALSVGNVGQLAVDLLVASSKGAERIGYLDDPYILPCVGNDPFGPLPQGELALPLEVYDSPSNKLTFVQQRSPIVKGMMVQFAQSLADFAVAAGMKHVIVLSSLEFRRWQKVDMSSGMPIYYLSSTNVDGTNDDCEKIGWKRLPEYNPSLSRWQYLCDVAGGNSVVELPFDDDVESDEDYYASLPFAALFSCFKAKGLKVTCLLRYCSEGDNISDSFNLAEAACRILGLTPSDHNASGDGGWVTPLSWKSLYGPPPDMSMF; this is encoded by the exons ATGGAGTTTGTTCTGGAAGAAGGCAAGAAACATCACAGAGAATGCTCCACATTAGTACTG CCGGCTTTATCAGTAGGAAATGTAGGACAGTTAGCAGTTGATTTATTGGTAGCATCATCAAAAGGAGCGGAAAGAATCGGGTATTTGGATGATCCATATATTCTTCCTTGTGTTGGAAATGACCCGTTTGGTCCTCTTCCTCAAGGAGAACTTGCTCTTCCCCTTGAAG TGTATGATTCACCGTCCAATAAATTGACTTTCGTACAGCAAAGATCTCCCATAGTTAAG GGGATGATGGTTCAATTTGCCCAAAGTTTGGCTGATTTTGCTGTTGCGGCTGGAATGAAGCATGTTATTGTGCTCTCTAGCTTGGAATTTAGGAGATGGCAGAAGGTTGATATGTCTAG TGGAATGCCAATATACTATCTTTCGAGCACCAATGTAGATGGAACAAATGATGATTGTGAAAAAATTGGATGGAAACGACTCCCAGAGTACAACCCTTCTCTAAGCAGATGGCAATATCTTTGTGATGTGGCAGGAGGGAATAGTGTTGTTGAACTTCCTTTTGATGATGATGTAGAAAGTGATGAAGATTATTATGCCAGTTTGCCTTTTGCTGCACTGTTTTCTTGTTTTAAG GCAAAAGGGTTGAAGGTGACTTGCTTGCTCCGTTACTGCTCAGAAGGAGATAACATATCTGATTCCTTTAATCTTGCTGAGGCAGCATGCAGGATTTTGGGACTGACTCCTAGTGATCACAATG CAAGTGGAGATGGAGGCTGGGTCACCCCACTTTCATGGAAGAGCTTGTATGGACCTCCCCCAGATATGTCAATGTTCTAG
- the LOC130828313 gene encoding uncharacterized protein LOC130828313 isoform X2, translated as MEFVLEEGKKHHRECSTLVLPALSVGNVGQLAVDLLVASSKGAERIGYLDDPYILPCVGNDPFGPLPQGELALPLEVYDSPSNKLTFVQQRSPIVKGMMVQFAQSLADFAVAAGMKHVIVLSSLEFRRWQKVDMSSGMPIYYLSSTNVDGTNDDCEKIGWKRLPEYNPSLSRWQYLCDVAGGNSVVELPFDDDVESDEDYYASLPFAALFSCFKAKGLKVTCLLRYCSEGDNISDSFNLAEAACRILGLTPSDHNGVLILCYGATALLSLH; from the exons ATGGAGTTTGTTCTGGAAGAAGGCAAGAAACATCACAGAGAATGCTCCACATTAGTACTG CCGGCTTTATCAGTAGGAAATGTAGGACAGTTAGCAGTTGATTTATTGGTAGCATCATCAAAAGGAGCGGAAAGAATCGGGTATTTGGATGATCCATATATTCTTCCTTGTGTTGGAAATGACCCGTTTGGTCCTCTTCCTCAAGGAGAACTTGCTCTTCCCCTTGAAG TGTATGATTCACCGTCCAATAAATTGACTTTCGTACAGCAAAGATCTCCCATAGTTAAG GGGATGATGGTTCAATTTGCCCAAAGTTTGGCTGATTTTGCTGTTGCGGCTGGAATGAAGCATGTTATTGTGCTCTCTAGCTTGGAATTTAGGAGATGGCAGAAGGTTGATATGTCTAG TGGAATGCCAATATACTATCTTTCGAGCACCAATGTAGATGGAACAAATGATGATTGTGAAAAAATTGGATGGAAACGACTCCCAGAGTACAACCCTTCTCTAAGCAGATGGCAATATCTTTGTGATGTGGCAGGAGGGAATAGTGTTGTTGAACTTCCTTTTGATGATGATGTAGAAAGTGATGAAGATTATTATGCCAGTTTGCCTTTTGCTGCACTGTTTTCTTGTTTTAAG GCAAAAGGGTTGAAGGTGACTTGCTTGCTCCGTTACTGCTCAGAAGGAGATAACATATCTGATTCCTTTAATCTTGCTGAGGCAGCATGCAGGATTTTGGGACTGACTCCTAGTGATCACAATG GCGTGTTGATACTCTGCTATGGTGCTACGGCTCTTCTCAGCTTACATTAG